TGCCGTCAGGGTGAACCACTCCACGCCCGGCACGGCGGTGGACTCTGGTTCCAAGTCAACCGTGGGGGCCTCCACGTGCAGTGCAGCTGCTGGCAGCAGCCGGTCGTACCACGTGACCACGAAACTGGTCGCCAGGAGCGCCCGGCACGCCGTGAGAAACGGGCCTTCCACGATGTAATCCGACATGGACTCCCCGGTGGTGCGCCCGCCCGGCGCGCCCGTCGTGGAGGGATGCAGGCCCAGTTCGATCATGCGGGTGGCCCACTGCCGGTTGTGATATCCCCGGCGGCCTGGCTTCCCGTGTTCGAACTGCCAGAGGTGAACCATCTCGTGCACGAGGGTACCGAGGGTCGCTTCCAGTGGCTGCACCGCGAAGTACGCCGGGTTCAAGGCGATCTCGTGCACTTCCGCGCCACTGGCGGACACGAACCGCCGTGGACTGAAGTACCCCGACGTCTTGTGCTTGCGTTGCAGGGTGATCAGTGCCGCAGGGAGCGTCCCCGCGAACAGGGCGGCATTGAAGTGATCGAACGCGGTCTGAAGTTCCGCGTAGGCCTGCGGGGTGGGATTGGATTGCACAATCCACACCCTGCGGGGCGTGGGGGTGACGACCTCAGAGGTCGAGGGAGACGTACCCCGGACCATGCCGGGCCGTCACCGCGTCGTGGAGTTCGGGCATCTCCTCCGGCCGGAGGGCCATGAGTGTCCGGCCCTGCGCGTCGAACGCGGCGAGCGTGACGTCGAGCACCGGACGGCGGTGGCGG
The Deinococcus sp. JMULE3 genome window above contains:
- a CDS encoding SprT-like domain-containing protein, with amino-acid sequence MQSNPTPQAYAELQTAFDHFNAALFAGTLPAALITLQRKHKTSGYFSPRRFVSASGAEVHEIALNPAYFAVQPLEATLGTLVHEMVHLWQFEHGKPGRRGYHNRQWATRMIELGLHPSTTGAPGGRTTGESMSDYIVEGPFLTACRALLATSFVVTWYDRLLPAAALHVEAPTVDLEPESTAVPGVEWFTLTAPPSPVRASIEPIPVQPRRPTRVKYQCQTCQVQVWGKPGLNVACLTCNQPLSAAQD